A single genomic interval of Malania oleifera isolate guangnan ecotype guangnan chromosome 11, ASM2987363v1, whole genome shotgun sequence harbors:
- the LOC131167502 gene encoding uncharacterized protein LOC131167502 — MEDIIPTSQNAFVRNRQILDPVLIANECLGSGLKTGVIGLLCKLDVEKAFDHVNWGFLMQLLVQGGFSAKWRRQAFFCISTVRFSILINGTPCGFFESSRGLRQGDPLSPLLFVLVMEAQGRMLKKAVHDGHMSGFGVEHIEGRALVVSHLLFADDTLIFCDPDLDHILFLRVILMWFEAVSGLKINWASGLGIRKVRQFNEALLRNWLWRFRMEKAALWRQVIEVKYCYEWGAWCTRPVNGPHGVGLWKNISRGWPSSSCHVLYDIGNGSNVKFWQDHWCGETSLAVSYPDLYRFCRDKEASVAELMKFDNGVLFWDVSFFKGMHLRALEALTSFMDTICGALVKGSGENKMCWKSDREKGFLVKDYRRFR, encoded by the exons ATGGAAGATATAATTCCAACTTCACAGAATGCTTTTGTGAGGAATAGGCAGATTCTTGACCCTGTACTTATTGCTAATGAATGCCTTGGTAGTGGATTGAAAACTGGGGTGATAGGGCTACTTTGCAAATTAGATGTtgagaaggcttttgatcatgtaAATTGGGGTTTTCTTATGCAATTATTAGTACAGGGTGGGTTCTCTGCCAAATGGAGGCGGCAGGCTTTCTTTTGTATATCTACAGTTCGTTTCTCCATTCTGATAAATGGCACTCCTTGTGGGTTTTTTGAGAGCTCTAGAGGGTTGAGACAAGGTGACCCATTGTCTCCTTTGTTGTTTGTCTTGGTTATGGAAGCCCAGGGGAGAATGTTAAAAAAGGCTGTCCATGATGGTCACATGTCAGGCTTTGGTGTGGAGCATATAGAGGGAAGAGCTTTGGTGGTGTCTCATCTTCTCTTTGCGGATGATACTCTAATTTTTTGTGACCCTGATCTGGATCATATTTTGTTTCTCCGTGTGATACTTATGTGGTTTGAGGCGGTCTCTGGTTTAAAGATAAATTGGGCAA GTGGTTTGGGTATaaggaaggtaagacagtttAATGAAGCTTTGCTTAGGAATTGGTTATGGAGATTTAGGATGGAGAAGGCTGCTCTTTGGAGGCAAGTGATAGAGGTGAAATACTGCTATGAATGGGGTGCTTGGTGTACTAGGCCTGTTAATGGTCCACATGGTGTTGGCTTGTGGAAAAATATTAGTCGGGGATGGCCTTCTTCTTCTTGCCACGTTCTATATGATATTGGAAATGGGTCTAACGTGAAATTTTGGCAAGACCATTGGTGTGGTGAGACGTCTCTTGCAGTCAGCTATCctgatttgtatagattttgcCGAGATAAAGAAGCTAGCGTGGCTGAGCTTATGAAGTTTGATAATGGagtcttgttttgggatgtaagttTCTTTAAGGGCATGCATCTTCGGGCATTAGAGGCCTTGACTAGTTTTATGGATACCATATGTGGTGCATTGGTGAAGGGGTCCGGTGAGAATAAGATGTGCTGGAAATCTGATAGAGAGAAGGGCTTCTTGGTTAAag